The following coding sequences are from one Mycolicibacterium aichiense window:
- a CDS encoding TVP38/TMEM64 family protein, with product MISTARQISRTRLIATAVAAVILIAVVLLVPLPTAVQLRDWATSLGIWFPLAFFAAHIVVTVFPFPRTAFTLAAGLLFGPALGVGIAVVASALSALLALLLVRALGWQFSKLVSHPALATVDARLRARGWQAIFSLRMIPAVPFSVLNYAAGASAVRVMPYLWATLAGLIPGTTAVVFLGDALTGNVSPLLVLVSVCTAAVGIAGLVYEVRTHRRAHVE from the coding sequence ATGATCTCCACGGCGCGCCAGATTTCCCGGACGCGCCTCATCGCCACTGCCGTCGCCGCTGTGATCCTCATCGCAGTCGTGTTGCTGGTGCCGTTGCCGACCGCCGTGCAGCTGCGGGACTGGGCAACGTCTCTCGGAATCTGGTTTCCGTTGGCTTTTTTCGCGGCCCACATCGTCGTGACCGTCTTCCCGTTCCCGCGCACCGCGTTCACGCTGGCCGCGGGCCTGCTGTTCGGTCCCGCGTTGGGGGTGGGGATCGCGGTGGTGGCCAGTGCGCTCAGCGCGCTGCTCGCACTGCTGCTGGTGCGCGCGCTGGGCTGGCAGTTCAGCAAGCTGGTCAGCCATCCGGCTCTCGCGACCGTCGACGCCCGGCTGCGCGCTCGCGGCTGGCAGGCGATCTTCTCTTTGCGGATGATCCCCGCCGTACCGTTCTCGGTGCTCAACTACGCCGCCGGCGCATCGGCCGTGCGGGTGATGCCGTACCTGTGGGCGACGCTGGCCGGTCTGATCCCCGGCACCACCGCCGTGGTCTTCCTCGGCGATGCCCTCACCGGAAACGTCAGCCCGCTGCTGGTATTGGTGTCGGTGTGCACCGCGGCCGTCGGTATCGCGGGCCTGGTCTACGAGGTCCGGACCCATCGGAGGGCGCACGTCGAATAG
- the mutA gene encoding methylmalonyl-CoA mutase small subunit — MLRQQELPVSVEVEEGRARWRTGVAGVLAKSSRKDPADLPAEPERLLDSATYEGFSIRPLYTALDALPESPLPGTWPFVRGGDAHRDVIAGWKVAEIFGASGQVADGNAAVLGALGDGVSALVLRVGDTGVAPADLDRLLEGVFLELAPVILDAGAQFAAAAEAVLTLIAGADGAQRATMSIDLGADPLTATLSGASGPGLDEVTSVAANLAGSTGVRAITVDGPAFHNRGANAAWELAGALGAAVEYVRALADAGVEVSDALRQISFRLVADDDQFLTIAKFRAARQLWARIADVLGHPDSGAATVHAVTSLPMMTQRDPWVNMLRTTLAAFGAGVGGADTVTVLPFDVAIPSGFPGISAGFARRIARNTQLLLLEESHVGRVLDPAGGSWYVEDLTENLAAQAWSHFQDIESRGGFGAAVDHVAEQIEQVRARRADDIAHRRTSVTGVNEFPNLAEPPLPHYNSSDTVRRYAAGFEELRDRSDAFLERTGARPQVLLLPLGPLAENNIRATFAANLLASGGIETVNPGTVDAATVAAAVADSGATVAVLCGTDARYGTDVSDVVAAARGAGLTQIYLAGPEKAVADAASKPDGYLTAKIDAVEALSSLLTRLGA, encoded by the coding sequence ATGCTGCGACAACAGGAGTTGCCGGTGTCAGTAGAGGTTGAGGAAGGCCGCGCCCGCTGGCGCACCGGGGTAGCCGGCGTGCTGGCCAAGAGCAGCCGCAAAGACCCGGCGGATCTGCCCGCCGAGCCCGAAAGGCTGCTGGACTCAGCCACTTACGAGGGCTTCTCGATCCGGCCTCTCTACACCGCACTCGACGCGCTGCCCGAATCGCCGCTGCCCGGCACCTGGCCGTTCGTCCGCGGCGGCGACGCCCATCGTGACGTCATCGCGGGCTGGAAAGTCGCCGAGATATTTGGAGCCTCCGGCCAGGTTGCCGACGGCAACGCCGCGGTGCTGGGTGCGCTCGGTGACGGGGTCAGTGCGCTGGTGCTGCGCGTCGGCGACACCGGCGTCGCGCCCGCCGACCTGGACCGGCTCCTGGAGGGGGTGTTCCTCGAGCTGGCGCCGGTGATCCTGGACGCCGGGGCGCAGTTCGCCGCCGCCGCCGAGGCGGTGCTGACCCTGATCGCCGGCGCTGACGGCGCCCAGCGCGCCACGATGTCGATCGACCTTGGTGCCGACCCGCTCACCGCGACGCTCAGCGGTGCAAGCGGACCGGGCCTCGATGAGGTCACCAGCGTCGCCGCGAACCTGGCAGGTAGCACGGGCGTGCGCGCGATCACCGTCGACGGACCGGCGTTCCACAACCGCGGCGCGAACGCCGCATGGGAACTCGCGGGCGCGCTGGGGGCCGCAGTTGAGTACGTGCGGGCCCTGGCCGACGCCGGCGTCGAGGTCTCCGATGCGCTGCGCCAGATCAGCTTCCGGCTGGTCGCCGACGACGACCAGTTCCTCACGATCGCGAAATTCCGTGCGGCCCGCCAACTCTGGGCCCGGATCGCCGATGTGCTCGGCCACCCCGACAGTGGGGCCGCCACCGTCCATGCGGTCACCTCGCTGCCGATGATGACTCAGCGCGACCCGTGGGTGAACATGCTCCGCACCACGCTGGCGGCCTTCGGCGCCGGGGTCGGGGGAGCGGACACCGTGACGGTGCTGCCGTTCGACGTCGCGATCCCCAGCGGTTTCCCCGGGATCAGCGCCGGTTTCGCCCGCCGCATTGCCCGCAACACCCAGCTGCTGCTGCTGGAGGAGTCGCATGTCGGGCGGGTGCTCGATCCGGCAGGCGGTTCCTGGTACGTCGAGGACCTCACCGAAAATCTTGCCGCCCAAGCCTGGTCGCACTTCCAGGACATCGAGTCCCGGGGCGGATTCGGCGCGGCCGTCGATCACGTCGCCGAGCAGATCGAGCAGGTGCGGGCACGCCGAGCCGACGACATCGCCCACCGCCGCACCTCGGTCACCGGGGTCAACGAATTCCCGAACCTCGCCGAACCGCCGCTGCCGCACTACAACTCGTCAGACACCGTGCGGCGCTACGCCGCCGGGTTCGAGGAGTTGCGGGACCGCTCCGACGCCTTCCTCGAGCGCACCGGCGCGCGTCCGCAGGTGTTGTTGTTGCCGCTGGGCCCGCTGGCCGAGAACAACATCCGCGCGACGTTCGCCGCCAACCTGCTGGCCTCCGGCGGGATCGAGACCGTCAACCCCGGCACCGTCGACGCCGCGACCGTTGCCGCTGCCGTCGCCGACAGTGGTGCCACGGTCGCGGTGCTCTGTGGCACCGACGCGCGCTACGGAACCGACGTCTCGGATGTGGTGGCGGCCGCGCGGGGCGCGGGCCTGACTCAGATCTACCTGGCCGGCCCGGAGAAGGCCGTCGCGGATGCGGCGTCCAAACCCGACGGCTATCTGACCGCGAAAATCGATGCGGTCGAAGCTCTTTCGTCCCTGCTCACCCGATTGGGGGCCTGA
- the scpA gene encoding methylmalonyl-CoA mutase, whose translation MTTSTTGTVPSFADVPLHGDRPAPAPTEAAVDDHVAAAASAHGYTAEQLEWQTPEGIAVKPVYVGADRDAVVAAGYPLDSFPGEPPFIRGPYPTMYVNQPWTIRQYAGFSTAAESNAFYRRNLAAGQKGLSVAFDLATHRGYDSDHPRVAGDVGMAGVAIDSILDMRQLFDGIDLSAVSVSMTMNGAVLPILALYVVAAEEQGVSPEKLAGTIQNDILKEFMVRNTYIYPPKPSMRIISDIFAYTSAKMPKFNSISISGYHIQEAGATADLELAYTLADGVEYLKAGRDAGLDVDKFAPRLSFFWGIGMNFFMEVAKLRAGRLLWSELVAEFGAKNPKSLSLRTHSQTSGWSLTAQDVFNNVARTCIEAMAATQGHTQSLHTNALDEALALPTDFSARIARNTQLLLQQESGTTRPIDPWAGSYYVEWLTHQLAEKARAHIAEVAEHGGMAQAINEGIPKLRIEEAAARTQARIDSGAQPLIGVNKYQVDEDQDIEVLKVENSRVRAEQIAKLAQLRSERDEHATQSALDDLSRAAAASGPAGDDGLGNNLMVLAINAARAKATLGEISDALEKVYGRHQAEIRTIAGVYRDEVGKAQNVSTATELVEKFAEADGRRPRILVAKMGQDGHDRGQKVIATAFADIGFDVDVGSLFSTPEEVARQAADNDVHVVGVSSLAAGHLTLVPALRDALAEVGRPDIMVVVGGVIPPGDFDELYAAGATAIFPPGTVIADAAVDLLHKLADRLGYSLS comes from the coding sequence ATGACCACGTCAACCACGGGCACAGTACCCAGCTTCGCCGACGTGCCGCTGCACGGTGACCGGCCCGCACCGGCGCCAACCGAGGCCGCCGTCGACGACCATGTGGCCGCCGCCGCGTCGGCGCACGGCTACACCGCCGAGCAGCTGGAGTGGCAGACCCCGGAAGGCATCGCCGTCAAGCCGGTCTACGTCGGAGCCGACCGCGACGCCGTCGTCGCGGCGGGATACCCGTTGGACAGCTTCCCCGGGGAACCGCCGTTCATCCGCGGGCCATACCCGACCATGTACGTCAACCAGCCCTGGACCATCCGGCAGTACGCCGGATTCTCCACTGCCGCAGAATCGAATGCCTTCTACCGGCGCAACCTGGCCGCCGGTCAGAAAGGTCTGTCGGTGGCCTTCGACCTGGCCACTCACCGCGGCTACGACTCCGACCATCCCCGTGTCGCCGGTGACGTCGGGATGGCCGGGGTGGCGATCGACTCGATCCTCGACATGCGCCAGTTGTTCGACGGCATCGACCTGTCCGCGGTGAGCGTGTCGATGACCATGAACGGCGCGGTGCTGCCGATCCTGGCGCTCTATGTGGTGGCCGCCGAAGAACAGGGGGTGTCGCCGGAGAAGCTGGCCGGGACCATTCAGAACGACATCCTCAAAGAGTTCATGGTCCGCAACACCTACATCTATCCGCCGAAGCCGTCGATGCGGATCATCTCCGACATCTTCGCCTACACCAGCGCCAAGATGCCGAAGTTCAACTCCATCTCGATCTCGGGCTATCACATCCAAGAAGCCGGGGCCACAGCCGATCTCGAGCTGGCCTACACCCTGGCCGACGGTGTGGAGTACCTCAAGGCCGGCCGCGACGCCGGGCTGGACGTCGACAAGTTCGCGCCGCGCCTGTCGTTTTTCTGGGGCATCGGGATGAACTTCTTCATGGAGGTCGCCAAGCTGCGGGCGGGTCGGCTGCTGTGGAGTGAGCTGGTCGCCGAGTTCGGCGCCAAGAACCCCAAATCGCTGTCGCTGCGCACGCATTCGCAGACCTCTGGTTGGTCGCTGACCGCCCAGGACGTGTTCAACAACGTTGCGCGGACCTGCATCGAGGCGATGGCGGCGACCCAGGGTCACACCCAGTCGCTGCACACCAACGCCCTCGACGAGGCGCTGGCGCTGCCCACCGACTTCTCGGCGCGGATCGCGCGCAACACCCAGCTGCTGCTGCAGCAGGAGTCGGGCACCACCAGGCCCATCGACCCGTGGGCCGGCTCCTACTACGTGGAGTGGTTGACCCACCAGCTGGCCGAGAAGGCCCGCGCGCACATCGCCGAGGTGGCCGAGCACGGCGGCATGGCGCAGGCGATCAACGAGGGCATCCCGAAGTTGCGCATCGAGGAGGCCGCCGCGCGGACCCAGGCGCGCATCGACTCCGGTGCCCAGCCGCTGATCGGGGTGAACAAGTACCAGGTCGACGAGGACCAGGACATCGAGGTCCTCAAGGTCGAGAACAGCCGGGTGCGCGCCGAGCAGATCGCCAAGCTGGCGCAGTTGCGCAGTGAGCGGGATGAGCACGCGACGCAATCCGCGCTGGACGACCTGTCCCGCGCCGCGGCCGCCTCCGGACCTGCCGGTGACGACGGCTTGGGCAACAACCTGATGGTCCTGGCGATCAACGCCGCCCGCGCCAAGGCCACCCTCGGCGAGATCTCCGACGCCCTGGAGAAGGTGTACGGCCGGCATCAGGCCGAGATCCGCACCATCGCCGGGGTGTACCGCGACGAGGTCGGGAAGGCCCAGAACGTGAGCACCGCAACCGAATTGGTGGAGAAGTTCGCCGAGGCCGACGGCCGGCGGCCGCGCATCCTGGTCGCCAAGATGGGCCAGGACGGCCACGACCGCGGCCAGAAGGTCATCGCCACGGCGTTCGCCGACATCGGCTTCGATGTCGACGTCGGCTCGCTGTTCTCCACCCCGGAGGAAGTCGCGCGCCAGGCCGCCGACAACGACGTGCACGTGGTCGGGGTGTCGTCGCTGGCCGCCGGCCACCTGACGTTGGTGCCTGCGCTGCGCGATGCACTGGCCGAGGTGGGGCGACCCGACATCATGGTGGTCGTCGGTGGTGTCATCCCGCCCGGCGACTTCGACGAGCTCTATGCCGCTGGCGCCACGGCGATCTTCCCGCCGGGCACGGTGATCGCCGACGCCGCGGTCGATCTACTCCACAAGCTCGCCGATCGGCTCGGCTACAGCCTGTCCTGA
- a CDS encoding WXG100 family type VII secretion target yields the protein MSLQVNIGEVAASAAAVVGHGEDVATKHAAAAARIDAALTGWHGASAVAMSALSDQWLSTTAALCDRLSDHAQGLHASAEGFVEMEQRHSETLAAPGEAANARTRQAGG from the coding sequence ATGTCGCTTCAGGTGAACATCGGTGAGGTTGCGGCCTCGGCTGCCGCGGTGGTCGGACACGGCGAGGACGTCGCCACCAAGCATGCGGCGGCTGCAGCCCGTATTGATGCCGCGTTGACTGGCTGGCACGGCGCTTCGGCAGTCGCCATGAGTGCCCTCTCCGACCAATGGCTGTCGACTACGGCGGCGCTGTGCGACAGGCTGAGCGATCACGCTCAGGGGCTGCACGCCAGTGCTGAGGGATTTGTGGAGATGGAACAGCGACACAGCGAGACGTTGGCGGCACCGGGGGAGGCCGCGAACGCACGCACTCGGCAGGCCGGGGGTTAG